One genomic segment of Nitrospira sp. SG-bin1 includes these proteins:
- a CDS encoding 3-deoxy-manno-octulosonate cytidylyltransferase: MNKSRSVTVVIPARYGSSRFPGKPLVELNGKPMIQHVYEQAVACRAVSDVLVATDDERIKQAVEQFGGRVLMVTGEYRTGTDRVAAVARMFAGDYFLDLQGDEIPLNPELLTDLIEPFLESRVGMGTLKRVMDPTEDLFNSAVVKVVTDAKGDALYFSRAPIPFLRDDPSMQVVGGLHYIHLGLYIYTKDTLLRFAALPTSRLEEAEKLEQLRALDHGIRIRVWETQHASLRVDRPEDVSVVAERLRQFEAVKRELQNSGVFFKR; the protein is encoded by the coding sequence ATGAATAAATCACGATCGGTCACCGTGGTGATTCCCGCCCGATACGGGTCGTCCCGGTTTCCGGGCAAGCCGCTTGTCGAGCTGAACGGCAAACCGATGATCCAACATGTGTATGAACAGGCCGTGGCCTGCCGTGCCGTGTCCGACGTGTTGGTGGCGACTGACGACGAACGAATCAAACAGGCTGTCGAACAGTTCGGTGGGCGTGTGCTCATGGTCACCGGAGAGTATCGGACGGGGACGGACCGGGTCGCCGCCGTCGCCCGCATGTTTGCGGGTGACTATTTCTTGGACTTGCAGGGCGACGAGATCCCGTTGAACCCTGAATTATTGACCGACTTGATCGAGCCGTTTCTCGAAAGCAGGGTCGGCATGGGAACGCTCAAGCGTGTGATGGACCCGACAGAAGATCTGTTCAATTCCGCCGTGGTCAAGGTGGTGACCGACGCCAAGGGCGATGCGTTGTACTTTTCGCGAGCGCCGATCCCGTTCCTCCGTGATGATCCGAGCATGCAGGTTGTCGGAGGGCTCCATTATATTCATTTGGGGTTGTACATCTATACGAAGGACACGTTGCTGCGATTCGCGGCTCTGCCGACGAGTCGGTTGGAAGAGGCCGAAAAACTCGAACAGCTTCGTGCCCTCGACCATGGGATCCGCATCCGGGTGTGGGAAACCCAACATGCATCGCTGCGGGTCGATCGGCCGGAAGATGTGTCTGTCGTCGCGGAACGCTTGCGGCAATTTGAAGCAGTCAAGCGGGAGTTGCAAAACAGCGGCGTGTTCTTTAAGCGATGA
- a CDS encoding D-arabinose 5-phosphate isomerase: protein MEESLADGRRVLDIEARAVQALTARLDAKFAKAVDLLVQCKGKVVVSGMGKSGLIGQKIAATLASTGTSSFFLHPAEGVHGDLGMLARRDALIAISNSGETQEVLQLLPYVKRLGIPVIALTGRMTSTLAKNSDVALDVSVQEEACPMGLAPTASTTATLALGDALAVALLKKREFKEEDFARFHPGGTLGRRLLVKVKDLMHADSEIPMVHANVGGMAAMLEMSAKKLGMTTVVDHEGALVGVITDGDLRRYIQRGTDLVNATAGELATHNPKTVGPQELAATAVEMMERYSITTLVVTDDGRTIRGVIHLHDLLKNGIV, encoded by the coding sequence ATGGAGGAGAGTCTCGCCGACGGTCGGCGTGTGCTCGACATTGAGGCTCGTGCGGTCCAAGCCTTGACGGCCCGGCTGGATGCCAAATTTGCCAAGGCCGTGGATCTGCTCGTGCAATGCAAGGGTAAGGTCGTCGTCTCCGGCATGGGCAAGTCGGGCTTGATCGGACAGAAGATTGCCGCGACGCTCGCCAGCACCGGCACGTCCTCGTTCTTCCTGCATCCCGCCGAAGGCGTGCACGGAGATCTCGGCATGTTGGCGCGTCGGGATGCGCTGATCGCGATATCCAACAGCGGCGAGACGCAAGAGGTGCTTCAATTGCTTCCCTATGTGAAACGTCTGGGCATTCCGGTGATCGCGTTGACGGGTCGGATGACGTCGACCTTGGCGAAAAACTCCGATGTCGCGCTCGATGTGTCGGTACAGGAAGAGGCCTGCCCGATGGGGTTGGCGCCCACCGCCAGCACGACCGCCACGTTGGCACTGGGTGATGCCTTGGCCGTGGCCCTTTTGAAAAAACGGGAGTTCAAGGAGGAAGATTTTGCGCGGTTCCATCCCGGCGGAACGTTGGGACGCCGGTTGCTGGTCAAGGTGAAAGATCTCATGCATGCCGATTCGGAGATCCCCATGGTTCACGCCAACGTCGGAGGGATGGCGGCGATGCTCGAAATGTCCGCGAAAAAGCTCGGCATGACGACCGTGGTCGATCACGAGGGTGCGTTGGTCGGCGTGATCACCGACGGAGACTTACGGCGCTATATCCAGCGGGGCACGGATTTGGTCAACGCCACGGCGGGTGAACTGGCCACGCACAATCCAAAAACGGTCGGGCCGCAGGAATTGGCCGCCACGGCGGTCGAGATGATGGAGCGGTATTCGATCACGACTCTCGTGGTGACGGACGACGGCCGGACGATCCGAGGCGTGATTCATCTGCATGATTTGCTCAAGAACGGGATCGTGTAA
- the pyrG gene encoding CTP synthetase (CTP synthase; cytidine triphosphate synthetase; catalyzes the ATP-dependent amination of UTP to CTP with either L-glutamine or ammonia as the source of nitrogen; in Escherichia coli this enzyme forms a homotetramer), which yields MNKFIFVTGGVVSSLGKGLASASIGNLLESRGLKITFLKLDPYINVDPGTMNPYQHGEVFVTDDGAETDLDLGHYERFTTLSLTKESNYTTGRIYHSVITKERRGDYLGGTVQVVPHVTDEIKQAIMRISKGIDVTIVEIGGTVGDIESLPFLEAIRQMPYDVGRDNVLYVHLTLVPYIGTAGELKTKPTQHSVNKLREIGIQPNILLCRTDRYIPPELKSKIAMFCNVDKDAVITAKDVETIYEVPIVFRKEGLDELIVRQLHMETGQPNLREWDAMVQKIKRPKHEICVALVGKYVGLKECYKSLGEALVHGGIDHETKVNINWIESEDIERQGTERILREADGILIPGGFGTRGIEGKVTTIRYARERQIPFLGLCLGMQCAVIEFARNVAGLAGANSAEFDERSPHPVIHLMPDQHGISDKGGTMRLGSYLCTLSEGTLAQKMYGVSEVRERHRHRYEFNNAYREQLTAKGLVLAGVSPDGRLVEIVELKDHPWFLGTQFHPEYSSRPHRPHPLFSGFVGAALRKKLGH from the coding sequence ATGAACAAGTTTATCTTCGTGACGGGCGGAGTGGTCTCATCGCTGGGGAAAGGCTTGGCTTCGGCTTCCATCGGCAACCTGCTCGAAAGCCGAGGATTGAAGATCACCTTTCTGAAGTTGGATCCGTACATCAATGTCGACCCCGGGACGATGAATCCCTATCAACATGGAGAGGTCTTTGTCACGGACGACGGGGCGGAGACGGATCTCGATCTCGGGCACTACGAGCGGTTCACGACCCTCTCCTTGACCAAGGAAAGCAACTACACGACCGGCCGTATCTATCATTCGGTCATCACCAAAGAGCGTCGTGGAGACTATCTCGGCGGGACGGTTCAGGTGGTGCCCCATGTGACGGATGAGATCAAACAGGCGATCATGCGCATTTCGAAGGGCATCGATGTCACGATCGTGGAGATCGGCGGGACGGTCGGCGACATTGAGAGCTTGCCGTTTCTCGAGGCCATCCGGCAGATGCCCTACGATGTCGGGCGTGACAATGTGTTGTACGTCCATCTGACCTTGGTCCCCTACATCGGCACCGCGGGGGAACTGAAGACCAAACCGACGCAACATTCGGTGAACAAACTTCGGGAAATCGGCATCCAGCCCAACATTCTGTTGTGCCGAACCGACCGTTATATTCCCCCCGAACTCAAGAGCAAGATCGCGATGTTCTGCAACGTCGACAAAGACGCCGTCATCACGGCCAAAGATGTCGAGACGATCTACGAAGTGCCCATCGTCTTCAGGAAAGAAGGCTTGGACGAACTGATCGTGCGTCAGCTCCATATGGAAACCGGGCAGCCCAACCTCCGCGAGTGGGACGCGATGGTGCAGAAGATCAAGCGTCCCAAGCACGAGATTTGCGTCGCCTTGGTGGGCAAGTATGTCGGATTAAAAGAATGCTACAAGAGCTTGGGAGAGGCGCTGGTGCACGGCGGCATCGATCATGAGACCAAGGTCAACATCAATTGGATCGAATCCGAGGATATCGAACGGCAAGGGACGGAGCGAATCTTGCGCGAGGCGGACGGCATCTTGATCCCCGGTGGATTCGGGACGAGAGGGATCGAGGGGAAAGTGACGACCATCCGGTATGCGCGGGAACGTCAGATTCCGTTCCTCGGTCTGTGTTTGGGCATGCAATGTGCCGTGATCGAGTTTGCCCGGAACGTGGCCGGCTTGGCCGGTGCAAACAGCGCCGAGTTTGACGAGCGATCGCCCCATCCCGTGATCCACCTCATGCCCGATCAACATGGCATCAGCGACAAGGGCGGGACCATGCGACTCGGATCGTACCTGTGCACACTGAGCGAAGGGACGCTGGCGCAGAAGATGTACGGGGTGAGCGAGGTCCGGGAACGCCATCGCCATCGGTATGAATTCAACAACGCGTATCGCGAGCAATTGACGGCGAAGGGATTGGTGCTGGCCGGAGTCTCTCCCGACGGTCGATTGGTCGAGATCGTCGAGCTGAAAGATCATCCCTGGTTCTTGGGGACGCAATTCCACCCGGAATACAGTTCCCGTCCGCATCGTCCGCATCCCTTGTTTAGCGGATTCGTGGGAGCGGCGTTGCGCAAAAAACTTGGGCACTGA
- a CDS encoding CDP-diacylglycerol--glycerol-3-phosphate 3-phosphatidyltransferase produces the protein MNRVLEVWREIGAESFNLPNLLTLVRILLIPVFIILFVHPTPDQSLAAAIVFTVAAVTDMLDGYIARRTGQITKLGKLLDPIADKLLVLSALILLMNVDRVSALVALLIIAREVAVTGIRAIAAGEGMIIPAETTGKYKMALQVIAIILLILEGTELAQLGNLHLAGTGTLYLSLVLGYISGSRYVWSFWKQVVAKGL, from the coding sequence ATGAACCGCGTGCTGGAAGTGTGGCGAGAAATTGGAGCGGAGTCTTTCAACCTGCCCAATCTCTTGACGCTCGTCCGCATCCTTCTGATTCCGGTCTTCATCATTCTGTTTGTCCATCCGACGCCCGATCAGTCGCTGGCCGCGGCCATCGTTTTCACGGTCGCAGCGGTGACGGATATGTTGGACGGCTACATCGCCAGGCGAACCGGCCAGATCACCAAGCTCGGGAAACTCCTCGATCCGATCGCCGACAAGCTCTTGGTCCTGTCGGCGCTGATTCTCCTCATGAACGTGGATCGGGTCAGCGCGTTGGTCGCGCTGCTGATCATCGCGCGGGAAGTCGCGGTGACCGGCATCCGCGCCATTGCCGCGGGAGAAGGGATGATCATCCCGGCGGAGACGACCGGCAAGTATAAGATGGCGCTCCAAGTCATCGCCATCATTCTGCTGATCCTGGAGGGGACGGAGCTGGCCCAACTCGGGAATTTGCATTTAGCCGGCACCGGCACCTTATATTTATCGCTGGTGCTGGGATACATCTCCGGCAGCCGGTATGTGTGGAGTTTTTGGAAACAGGTCGTCGCAAAAGGGCTTTGA
- a CDS encoding elongation factor 4 (back-translocating Elongation Factor EF4; binds to the ribosome on the universally-conserved alpha-sarcin loop) has translation MQSLIRNFSIIAHIDHGKSTLADRFLEATGAVTAREAKDQILDAMDLERERGITIKAHAVAIRYKARDGKTYALHLIDTPGHVDFTYEVSRSLAACEGALLLVDATQGVQAQTIANVNLAMANNLTIIPVINKIDLASADVEGTKHSISEVLQLEADDALPISAKEGKGVPEVLEAIIARIPPPSGDPQAPFKALIFDSWFDNYQGVIVLARLVDGSIRPGMKIKVMSNDRTFEVMEVGQFTPKRTKKSELLTGEVGYLCANMREVADVKIGDTLTDAVTPTAEPFPGYKEVKPLVFCGLYSTDTAKYEDLRDALVKLRLNDSSFVYEPETSLALGFGFRCGFLGLLHMEIIQERLEREYGLTLITTAPTVVYHVTTTKGDKLEIDNPAELPPPNNIVSFEEPFILATVITPERYMGSILQLCQERRGIQRSLQFLDPTRVMISYELPLNEVILDFYDKLKSRTQGYASLDYELLGYRESDLVKIDILLNGEAVDALSFITHRERSYHRGRQMAEKMKELIPRQMFEIAIQAAIGNKIIARETIGAMKKNVTAKCYGGDITRKRKLLEKQKEGKKRMKAVGSVEVPQEAFLAILKVGEE, from the coding sequence TTGCAAAGCCTTATACGCAATTTTTCCATAATCGCCCATATCGATCACGGCAAATCAACCCTCGCTGACCGGTTCCTAGAAGCTACTGGCGCAGTCACTGCTCGAGAGGCGAAAGACCAGATCCTCGATGCCATGGACCTCGAGCGGGAACGTGGCATTACGATCAAGGCCCATGCAGTGGCCATCCGGTACAAGGCCCGGGATGGGAAGACGTATGCCCTCCATTTGATCGATACGCCGGGGCATGTCGATTTTACCTATGAGGTCTCCCGCAGCTTGGCCGCTTGCGAAGGAGCACTGTTGCTGGTCGACGCCACCCAAGGTGTGCAGGCGCAGACGATTGCCAACGTGAATTTGGCGATGGCCAATAACCTCACGATTATCCCGGTCATCAATAAGATCGACCTGGCCAGTGCGGATGTCGAGGGAACGAAACATTCGATCTCGGAGGTGCTGCAACTCGAAGCCGATGATGCCCTGCCCATCAGTGCGAAGGAAGGGAAAGGGGTCCCCGAGGTGCTGGAGGCGATCATTGCGCGGATACCTCCCCCGTCCGGTGATCCGCAGGCGCCTTTCAAGGCGCTGATCTTCGATTCCTGGTTCGACAATTATCAAGGCGTGATCGTCTTGGCGCGATTGGTGGATGGATCGATCAGGCCGGGCATGAAGATCAAAGTCATGTCGAATGACCGGACGTTTGAAGTCATGGAAGTCGGGCAATTCACACCCAAGCGAACAAAGAAATCGGAGCTGCTGACCGGCGAGGTCGGATATCTCTGTGCCAATATGCGAGAAGTCGCCGACGTCAAGATCGGCGACACCCTGACGGATGCCGTGACGCCGACCGCCGAGCCGTTTCCCGGGTATAAAGAAGTCAAGCCGCTGGTGTTTTGCGGGCTGTACTCAACGGATACCGCGAAGTACGAGGATTTGCGGGACGCCCTCGTCAAACTTCGGCTCAACGACTCGTCATTCGTCTACGAACCGGAAACGTCGCTCGCGCTCGGCTTCGGCTTCCGCTGCGGATTCCTTGGCCTGCTGCACATGGAGATCATCCAGGAGCGGTTGGAGCGGGAATACGGTCTGACGCTGATCACCACGGCACCGACCGTCGTGTACCACGTGACCACGACGAAGGGGGACAAGCTGGAAATCGACAATCCAGCCGAATTGCCTCCCCCCAATAACATCGTCTCCTTCGAAGAGCCGTTCATCCTGGCGACGGTCATTACACCTGAGCGATACATGGGGTCCATTCTTCAACTCTGCCAAGAGCGGAGGGGTATTCAGCGGAGCCTGCAATTTCTGGATCCCACCCGCGTGATGATCAGTTACGAACTGCCGTTGAACGAGGTTATCCTGGATTTTTACGACAAGTTGAAATCCAGGACACAGGGGTACGCTTCATTGGATTATGAATTGCTTGGGTATCGAGAGTCCGATCTGGTCAAGATCGACATTCTGCTCAACGGTGAGGCGGTGGATGCCCTGTCCTTCATTACCCATCGCGAACGTTCGTACCATCGCGGCCGCCAAATGGCGGAGAAGATGAAAGAGCTGATTCCCCGGCAGATGTTTGAGATCGCCATTCAGGCGGCGATCGGCAACAAGATCATTGCCCGGGAGACGATCGGAGCGATGAAAAAGAACGTGACGGCGAAATGCTACGGTGGCGACATCACGCGGAAACGGAAGTTGCTGGAAAAGCAAAAGGAAGGGAAGAAACGGATGAAGGCGGTCGGCAGCGTCGAAGTCCCGCAGGAAGCGTTCCTGGCTATTTTGAAAGTCGGGGAAGAATGA
- a CDS encoding 3-deoxy-8-phosphooctulonate synthase → MAYLVDIGSFKVGQGQRPFLIAGPCVIESEQLVMETAGRVAEITKSLGIPYVFKSSFDKANRTSIHSFRGPGLEKGLAVLKRVKNELGLPVLTDVHTDEQAAEAGKVVDVLQIPAFLCRQTDLLIAAAKTGQVVNVKKGQFLSPIEMGNAVKKIEECGSRRVLLTERGSSFGYNNLVVDMRSFPIMRNFGYPVVFDATHSVQLPGGGGTKSSGQREFVEPLACAAAGAGVDGFFMEVHPNPDEALSDGPNMVPLDHLKSLLERIMRICDAAKPRR, encoded by the coding sequence ATGGCTTATCTGGTCGATATCGGTTCCTTCAAGGTCGGTCAAGGGCAGCGCCCGTTTTTGATTGCCGGGCCCTGTGTCATCGAGAGCGAACAGCTGGTGATGGAGACGGCCGGGCGAGTGGCCGAGATCACCAAATCGCTGGGGATTCCCTACGTCTTCAAGTCCTCCTTCGATAAGGCCAACCGAACGTCCATCCATTCGTTTCGCGGTCCCGGTTTGGAGAAAGGTTTGGCGGTGCTGAAGAGGGTGAAAAATGAACTCGGCTTGCCGGTCTTGACCGACGTGCACACGGACGAGCAGGCGGCGGAGGCGGGGAAGGTCGTGGACGTGCTCCAGATTCCGGCGTTTCTCTGTCGGCAAACGGATCTCCTGATCGCCGCGGCGAAAACCGGACAAGTAGTGAACGTAAAGAAAGGGCAGTTTCTCTCTCCGATCGAGATGGGCAATGCCGTCAAGAAGATCGAAGAGTGCGGGAGCCGACGGGTGTTGCTCACCGAGCGCGGGTCGTCATTCGGTTACAATAATCTCGTCGTGGATATGAGATCCTTTCCTATTATGCGGAACTTCGGGTATCCTGTCGTCTTTGACGCAACGCACAGCGTTCAGCTGCCGGGCGGTGGGGGAACGAAATCCAGCGGCCAGCGGGAATTTGTCGAACCGCTGGCGTGCGCCGCGGCCGGAGCGGGGGTCGACGGATTCTTCATGGAAGTCCACCCGAATCCTGACGAGGCGCTGTCCGATGGACCGAATATGGTGCCATTGGACCATTTGAAATCCCTGCTGGAACGGATCATGCGGATATGCGACGCGGCAAAACCAAGACGCTGA
- a CDS encoding cupin: MAILIERSTRVQAAGNKPKLIDEFIGRVNSGSSGVSIARMQSPMGWREPGQTPEFDEYTVVLRGMLRVETRQEVLHVQAGQAVMTSRGEWVRYSTPGPDGAEYLAVCIPAFSPETVHRDNAPPSTE; this comes from the coding sequence ATGGCAATTCTGATCGAGCGTTCAACGCGAGTGCAGGCGGCTGGAAATAAACCGAAGTTGATCGACGAGTTTATTGGCCGAGTGAATTCCGGTTCGTCGGGGGTGAGCATCGCCCGCATGCAGAGTCCAATGGGTTGGCGGGAACCGGGACAGACACCGGAGTTCGACGAATATACCGTGGTCTTGCGTGGGATGCTGCGGGTGGAAACGAGACAGGAGGTGCTCCACGTGCAGGCCGGGCAAGCAGTGATGACCTCGCGTGGAGAGTGGGTGCGCTATAGCACGCCGGGTCCGGACGGAGCCGAGTATCTTGCAGTTTGCATTCCGGCGTTTTCACCCGAGACGGTCCACCGCGACAATGCTCCGCCCAGCACTGAGTAA
- a CDS encoding signal peptidase I: MLLAFAIRVFVVQAFKIPSGSMIPTLLIGDHILVSKLSYGLQWPTDCQLQWTFPPVNCYTSNTVVAFGKPQRGDIIVFRFPEDEEKDFIKRIVGLPGDTVQLRNKVVLVNGQPLDDKAFTQRIDPGIIDGTINPRDNFGPVTVPEGSYFVMGDNRDQSLDSRFWGYVREEKIRGKAFRIYWSWNGQGNWTEWVRWERFGKAIQ; the protein is encoded by the coding sequence ATGCTCCTGGCATTCGCCATCCGCGTGTTCGTCGTGCAGGCGTTCAAGATTCCATCCGGATCCATGATTCCCACCCTGCTGATCGGTGATCACATTTTGGTCAGCAAACTTTCCTACGGCCTGCAGTGGCCGACCGATTGTCAGCTGCAATGGACGTTCCCCCCAGTCAATTGTTACACGTCCAACACGGTGGTGGCATTCGGCAAGCCTCAGCGGGGCGACATCATCGTGTTTCGGTTTCCCGAGGATGAAGAAAAAGATTTCATCAAACGTATCGTCGGGCTGCCGGGAGACACGGTCCAGCTCCGGAACAAGGTGGTGCTCGTCAACGGCCAGCCTCTCGACGACAAAGCCTTCACCCAGCGCATCGACCCCGGCATCATCGACGGGACGATCAACCCCCGTGACAATTTCGGACCGGTCACGGTCCCCGAAGGATCCTATTTCGTGATGGGCGACAATCGCGATCAAAGCCTGGACAGTCGGTTCTGGGGCTATGTCCGTGAGGAGAAAATCCGCGGCAAGGCGTTCCGTATCTATTGGTCCTGGAATGGGCAGGGAAATTGGACGGAGTGGGTCCGGTGGGAACGATTCGGCAAGGCGATTCAATAA
- a CDS encoding methylaspartate mutase, which produces MTASASTPPKIDRPLNVIVATDCGSTTTKAILIEKVGDEYRQTHRGEAPTTVEAPFEDVTRGVLNAIAEIEELSGRKILDGDKIITPCRDDKAGVDIYISTSSAGGGLQMMVTGVVQNMTGESAQRAALGAGAIVIDVLAANDGRLPHEKIERIRSMRPDMILMSGGTDGGAVTHVVEMAEYVAAAEPRPRFGVTYKLPLIYAGNKEAQPQVKKILEDKTALVVTENIRPVLERENLAPARNKIHDLFLEHVMQQAPGYKKLIDMAGAPIMPTPAAVGLIMETIAKREHLNLIGVDIGGATTDVFSVFDGVFNRTVSANLGMSYSVSNVLAEAGLANIMRWVPFSIDEQTLRNRIKNKMIRPTTIPQTLDELQIEQAIAREALRLALIHHKSLATGLKGVQQERTISDVFEQQTSGKTLIDMLKLDLIVGSGGILSHAPRRIQSMLMMVDAYEPMGCTRLSVDSIFMMPHLGVLSTINEKAATDVFVRDCMIYLGTCVAPIGQGKDGDVCADYEITWADGKTTRERLKFGELKLFPLESGKQATITVQPAAKGINMGAGAGAAVTKEVHGGVVGLLLDGRGRPLKLPTDEAGRVAALTKWFSAVDLYPKGG; this is translated from the coding sequence ATGACGGCTTCGGCCTCCACCCCTCCCAAGATCGATCGCCCTCTCAACGTGATTGTCGCCACCGATTGCGGCAGCACCACCACCAAAGCCATTCTCATCGAAAAAGTCGGCGACGAATATCGGCAGACCCATCGCGGTGAAGCGCCGACGACGGTGGAAGCGCCGTTCGAAGATGTGACGCGCGGCGTGCTCAATGCCATCGCGGAAATCGAAGAACTCTCCGGTCGAAAGATTTTAGACGGCGACAAGATCATCACGCCCTGCCGTGACGACAAGGCTGGGGTGGATATCTACATTTCGACCAGCAGCGCCGGCGGGGGGTTGCAGATGATGGTGACCGGCGTCGTCCAGAACATGACGGGGGAGAGCGCACAACGCGCGGCGTTAGGCGCCGGGGCCATCGTCATCGATGTCTTGGCAGCCAACGACGGCCGACTACCGCATGAAAAGATCGAGCGCATCCGATCCATGAGGCCGGACATGATTCTGATGTCGGGTGGGACGGATGGAGGAGCGGTGACGCATGTGGTCGAGATGGCCGAATATGTGGCGGCGGCGGAGCCACGGCCACGGTTCGGGGTGACCTACAAGTTGCCGCTGATCTACGCCGGCAACAAGGAAGCGCAACCGCAAGTCAAAAAGATTCTGGAAGACAAAACGGCGCTGGTTGTCACCGAGAACATCCGACCGGTCCTCGAGCGAGAAAATCTGGCGCCGGCGCGGAACAAGATTCACGACCTGTTTCTCGAACATGTCATGCAGCAGGCTCCCGGCTACAAGAAACTCATCGACATGGCCGGAGCGCCCATCATGCCGACGCCCGCCGCGGTCGGTCTCATCATGGAGACGATCGCCAAACGGGAGCATTTGAATCTGATCGGCGTGGATATCGGTGGAGCCACGACGGACGTCTTTTCGGTCTTCGACGGCGTATTCAACCGGACGGTCAGCGCCAATCTCGGCATGTCGTACAGCGTGTCCAATGTGCTCGCTGAAGCGGGACTGGCCAACATCATGCGCTGGGTGCCGTTCTCGATCGATGAGCAGACCCTGCGCAATCGCATCAAGAACAAGATGATCCGTCCGACGACCATTCCGCAGACTCTCGATGAGTTGCAAATCGAACAGGCGATCGCGCGGGAAGCCTTGCGGCTGGCCTTGATTCATCATAAATCGCTGGCGACAGGGCTAAAGGGCGTGCAGCAAGAGCGGACGATTTCTGATGTCTTTGAGCAACAGACCTCCGGCAAGACGTTGATCGACATGTTGAAGCTGGATTTGATCGTCGGAAGCGGTGGAATTCTCTCTCACGCTCCGCGGCGGATCCAGTCGATGCTGATGATGGTCGATGCCTATGAGCCGATGGGCTGCACGAGATTGTCGGTCGACAGCATCTTCATGATGCCGCATCTCGGCGTGCTCTCCACGATCAACGAGAAGGCCGCGACCGACGTGTTCGTCCGAGATTGCATGATCTATCTGGGGACCTGCGTCGCGCCGATCGGACAGGGGAAAGACGGTGATGTGTGTGCCGACTATGAAATCACTTGGGCCGACGGGAAGACCACAAGAGAGCGATTGAAGTTCGGCGAATTGAAGCTGTTTCCGTTGGAGTCAGGCAAGCAGGCCACGATCACGGTGCAGCCGGCGGCTAAAGGAATCAATATGGGTGCGGGAGCCGGCGCGGCGGTCACAAAGGAAGTCCATGGCGGCGTGGTAGGGCTCTTGCTCGATGGCCGTGGCCGACCGCTCAAACTTCCGACCGACGAAGCAGGCCGTGTGGCCGCTCTCACGAAATGGTTCAGCGCAGTGGACCTTTACCCGAAAGGAGGTTGA
- a CDS encoding inorganic pyrophosphatase (catalyzes the hydrolysis of pyrophosphate to phosphate), which produces MRTGSDPFQRLLGLMFKAHPWHGVSIGEEAPDVVTAYIEIVPTDTVKYEVDKSSGFLKVDRPQRFSNYCPVYYGLIPQTYSGEQVAGIFAKRARRKGIVGDGDPLDICVLSEKSIPHSDILLTALPIGGLSLADGGEADDKIIAVMRDDAVYGNLTDISQCPATLLDRLQHYFLTYKSAPGTTHHKVEISSVYGRDEALKVIRAGHADYRAEYPELSSLWPKAL; this is translated from the coding sequence ATGCGCACGGGAAGCGATCCCTTCCAACGTCTGCTCGGACTGATGTTCAAGGCACATCCGTGGCACGGCGTATCCATCGGGGAAGAAGCCCCCGACGTGGTGACGGCCTACATTGAAATTGTCCCGACCGACACCGTGAAGTATGAAGTGGACAAGAGCAGCGGTTTCCTGAAGGTGGACAGACCACAGCGGTTTTCTAATTACTGCCCGGTCTATTATGGACTTATTCCGCAGACCTACTCCGGAGAACAGGTGGCCGGCATCTTCGCCAAACGGGCCCGCCGCAAGGGGATAGTGGGGGATGGGGATCCGCTCGATATCTGTGTGTTGTCGGAGAAGAGCATTCCGCATAGCGACATCCTCCTGACGGCACTGCCGATCGGCGGGTTGAGCTTGGCCGACGGCGGCGAGGCCGACGATAAGATCATCGCCGTCATGCGGGATGATGCGGTGTACGGCAATCTCACCGATATTTCACAATGTCCAGCGACGCTTCTGGATCGTCTTCAGCATTACTTTCTCACCTATAAAAGCGCACCCGGCACGACGCATCACAAGGTGGAAATCTCGAGCGTGTATGGACGGGATGAAGCGCTGAAGGTCATCCGCGCCGGTCATGCGGACTATCGGGCCGAATATCCGGAGCTGAGTTCCTTATGGCCGAAGGCTCTGTAG